Below is a genomic region from Trichomycterus rosablanca isolate fTriRos1 chromosome 15, fTriRos1.hap1, whole genome shotgun sequence.
ttctgcctctcttgtccaatcactctggtttgggtaggagaggtgggcgctgatgtcctgtgaaagccttcatgaccttgttacctgctcgctctcccttttagttatgctgtaataattagggctgccggagtctaaaactctctgtaaaactgtttgtcaactagcattgtacattattaactacattctctgttgttttaccccgagggcattctgatggaaacctgtttacccgccgaggttaaggattgaagtcgagactgccgggacaacgatgctgctcctgtcagatgtgacgggtctggagtaattgcaacgacaagaaatcactacagactttattgaagactagagcggataacaactctattattatttatttatctatttattaccagttataacttttagatcatttaattctgtgtttgtatgatttgtgtaaatcgtgtatttatttaaagtatcctccaggccacccatgaaggatgggccctgttgagtctggttcctctcaaggtttcttcctgtaatttttcagggagtttttccttgccacagtcgccctcggcttgctcaacaggggtttttgtatctgttggtcctggattttgtaaagttgctttgagacaatgtatattgtaaaaagcgctatataaataaagttgacttgacttgacttgacattcaGTAAAACTAAACATTATACAGCATGAACTGTTAAAATGTGCTTTTAGGATCATCTGTTATTTTTGGTGtaaactttgtttgtttgtaaccAGCATGAGGCGACTGTGCTGATAGAAGATGTGAGATTGTGTAGGATTGAACACTGTGAGAACATCAGACACAGCTTTCACTTCCAGCTGGTTTCACCCACTAAGTGAGTGCTGTTCAATAATAAtactcatttatatatattacatttgtaaACACCTTTCTCACACatctaataaacaaaatacataaattatattattaaaatgtgtatgatgtgtgtgtgtgtgtgtgaaggaggTGTTTTTTGAAAGCTGATTCAGAAGAGATTGGACAGGCTTGGATGAAAGTAATACAGAACATCATTACTAAGCCTGGTGATGCTGACAGATCAGACAGCTCGGAGGTAACACCTTCTAAGAATCATTGAGACATGTATATATCTAATGATGTAATAATACAGCAACAAAAAGTctctcatttaaaaacattaagtgTGAATTGTGATGTTGTTCCCTGTATGATATTTTATCTGCATCTGTGTAACACCAGTATGATCTGTTTGATAGACACTAGACAGGACGTCGTCATCGTCTGCAGTTAGTTCAGAATCAGATCAGCACCAAAAAGCATCTGGATCTTCAGGTAATATTAAGATTACAGCTAAATCAAACCTTACCTGCAGACTTTAGCTTCAAAAAAGCTGAACTGTTTCTGTTTGACTGTTTCTGTTTCACCTTCTTCCCTCGACACCTTCCTACCTTTGACCTTTAGCCTCTGTATCTGAGATCAGCCTTGGTGAAGTGATCTTTGAATGTGCTGCTGAGTTGAATGACTCTGATGCCTCTGTTGAGAGCGGTGGTAAGTATAGTACATACAGCTTTTCAGGGGTTTGTTCTGTAGGTGCAGAAGAAGAAATCCTGAGCGATGAAGAAAGCCCAGAGGATCCAACCACCAGCGTTCATTTCTTCAACAACCTGAACCATGAAGGTCAGTTTAATCTCCACTAATTCCTGTAATAATATATTGTTGTACATCTGTTACCTGCTACATCAACCAATAGAGATTATATTACACCTGCAGAAATACAGAATACAGCCAAACACCACTGACAGTCTTTATATAACAGATATTTAGTACTGCTGATATGATGTACATTTTCTATGTGAATTTGACTTAAAtggaataaaaatcacttttacagagagttttgatTGTTGCTACACTGTGGGAGAGCTGCTGGGAGAAGGAGGCTGTGGTGTGGTTTATGCTGGTGTTTGTAATGCAGATGGGAAACAGGTGAACatcagcacataaacacaagaCAGGAAGTGTAGAGCATTCCACATTAATAAGATACAATCAGAAGGAGAAATGTTCTATTTGGATGATGAAATTCTTTAACTAAAccctaatgtttattattattacttctgtACAACTAAATCCActaattgtgtttgtatttgtgaacAGGTTGCTGTGAAATATGTGCTGAAGGACCCCCGCGACAGATTCATCACTATTGTAAGttcatctttttcttttactaatAAAGTATCACAAGGCTCAACAAGGTTTAAACAAGATAAAAACCTTCATAGACCAGATCTAGACCAAAACTGTTGGTCCACTTACTGCCTTAGACCAGCCCAGATCTTTACTAACAGACCTGCTCATCATAGTTTAGACCTACTACTGATTCCAAACCTTGTCTGTTGTTCTATTAGCCTGGAGAGACGTACCCACTTCCTGTGGAGGTGGCGTTAATGAAGATGGTATTCAAGCCACCTCACTGTAATTCTGTGCTGAAACTACTGGATTGGTTTGACACGCCCGAGCACTACATCCTAATCCTGGAGCGACCCATCCCCTGTATGGACCTCTTTGACTTCATTCAGCAGTTCCCAATGAATGAAGCTGTGGCTCAGCTCATCATGTGGCAGGTGGTTCTGGCTGCAATTCACTGCCATGATTGTGGAGTTTTTCACCGGGACATCAAGCCAGAAAATCTTCTGGTGAACACAGAGACACTGGAGGTCAAGCTGATCGACTTTGGCTGTGGGGACTTACACAAGGAAACAGCGTACACCTCATTTTCAGGTAAGTTCACCTCAGAAGTACTTAGTTACAGAATGAAATGGATTTGAGTGGAGAAGTATTTCTCTAAAGCATTTCTCCCTTTCACTCAGGCACTAAGTCATACGCTCCACCTGAGTGGATAGTTGAGACGGAAATGTATGGCTGCCCTGCTACTGTGTGGAGTCTGGGCGTACTCCTGCACACCATAGTTTGTGGAGAGATGCCGTTCGGGGATGAAGTGGAGATTGTTGATGGGGGCCTGGACTTTTTACCTGAACTTTCTGATAGTAAGAAAATGGAAACAGCTCACATTAAGATGTAGAAACACACAGTCTGTAAAACCTGCAtgaaaacatgatttaaaaagtTTGATCAAGTTTATATCGTCATTACAATGATAGAAAGTGTAAATAAGAAATCTAGTTTTAAATACAACAACATTTTAATCTGATTTTATCACTGCACACAGCATGCTACCATCTGATAAGTAGGTGTCTGGAGAAACAGCCTGAAAAACGTCTCAGCCTTAAAGAAATCCTTCAGCATGAGTGGTTTACAGAGAACAGTATGAGGTTAGGGTTAGTAAGAATGAAACAGACTTAATAAGTTAGAACTAAAAGATCTTGTAATATGGTCTAGATCACAGAGAATGCTAACAAAGATTGTAATGCTAATATCATTAGGATAAGTAGAAGTAATAACATGAAACTATTAAAatattgattgtattttgtgtttctgtaatgtaatttcttgtgtgtttattcTACAGGCATCTGCGTGGATGAAGATTATAGAAagaagactgtgtgtgtgtgtgaaagaccttaaataaaaataaaggttcTTGTGTAAATAACACCTGGTTTCATTGTAGTTTCATGTAACAATCACTGTGAATGTGAAGAAGATTCCTCAAGTTCTCAGAGACAAAATGATTAACAAAACACATGAACTGAAAGAGCTACAGAGCCACGACACAAATATTTTGTTAGTTCAGCTAGTTTATAATTGATCAAATATCTGTTAGTGTGAGAATTTAGAAGTAAAAAGTTTCTGGAACCACAAATTGTCCCCAGACCTCTGCACCACACACTGGATTTTAAACAATCACTTAAAATAGATTTAGGCCGAAGCAAAAACACAGATAATAAACAATTAACTACACAATCTCACTCAGCTCATTCTCCAGTGGttaccagacccactgcaaccctgaccaagataaagctttggtaaaacagactatgaatgaatgaatacagaaTAGTGCCACAATTATGTGACACCTAAGACCACCATCATCGTGCCTTTGTTAAAGAAGTGGTCAGTGTCCTGCCTCAACCACTATCGTCCTGTAGCTCTCACACCTCTTGTCATGAAATGCTTTGAGAAACTCGTCATTAAGCATGTTAAGTCCCCGCTGTCCCCCtcaatggacccactgcagttcacGTATCATACCAACCGCTCAACAGATGTTGCCATAGCCACCACACCTCATCTGGCTCTTACACATGTGGACAGAAATGACACATCTGTATGTTAGGATGCTGTTTAACttcagctcagcattcaacaccatcattcctcagcatctgatTGGACAGCTGAGCTcactgggcctgaacacctctctctgcaactgcacactcatacacaaacacacacacacacacacacacacacacacacacacacactgcaaacacacaatagacacacgtatacatagacatgcacactcacaaactcacatgcacacacacatacacacgctcacacacgtatacatagacatgcacactcacaaactcacatgcacacacacatacacacgctcacacacatacatacatagacacGCTCACACACGTATACATAGACATGCACACCAACAAActcacaggcacacacactcatatatacatccACACTTAGATTCTGACACATAATTGCgcttacacaaatacacatgtgTTGTACCcctgaaaatggggagaaataaTCACGAGAGTGATAAAGCGATGTTAAAACTTTTActggaatgaatgaacaaatactgtacataaaccaTTTACTCACATCTTAGCTACAGTACTGAAACATTTTAGTTACAATACTCAATGTCAGATGCAAAAGTATATTTGTTACACTTAtataacaaagaaacaaaaaaacacaataccCTTTTAAAGGATGTCTATTATACATGTCTATTATACATAGCACTCATATAATATACAATAGACTACATGTCTATTATAATGTTCCAAAATCATAACatcatatatattataatatacaacTCATTAACAATGTTTTCCTGAGATATTTCTCACTTTTAACACTGGTAAGAAATGTGAAACTAAAACTGAGTTAACTCTCATTAAACTGACATGACTTACTACAGGTCAATGTACAAACAATGTGCAAATACATTAACATGCACATGTGGATTCACAAAATGGTGACTGCATTACAATTAGCCATGAGTTTAATGCAGCTGACGAGCTGGGGcttcattcacacactcacacacacacacacacacacacacacacacacacacacaaacttcgCTACAACTTTCAAACTTGAACATACACTTTCTTCTGAAATCTGGACTTATATTAAAAAGCTATTACAATCACTGAACAACATAAAATGCACACATTATAcctgaaaatggggagaaataaTCACGAGAGTGATAAAGCGATGTTTTCTCAGTGAGAACTTTTACTGGAATGAGAAAAACACCACGATTTCTCCAGCATCACTAGTGGAGGAAAAAACGATCGATCTCCGACTAGTGGATCAAGACCTGTGTCACAGATAACGCTACATAGATAATATAACTTCACTTTTTAACCATTTAGGACCCCTTTTTTATATAGTGCAAATGTTACTATTTTTTTAACAGCATGACAGTGCATTATCATTTTAACTtatcacacatacagtatatatatactgtatatatatattatatatatatatatatatatatatatatatatatatacagtgtatcacaaaagtgagtacacccctcacatttctgcagatatttaagtatatcttttcatgggacaacactgacaaaatgacactttgacacaatgaaaagtagtctgtgtgcagcttatataacagtgtaaatttattcttccctcaaaataactcaatatacagccattaatgtctaaatcacCGGCAAcaaccccttagtgaaagttcctgaagtgtcaatattttgtgtggccaccattatttcccagaactgccttaactctcctgggcatggagtttaccagagcttcacaggttgccactggaatgcttttccactcctccatgacgacatcacggagctggcggatattcgagactttgcgctcctccaccttccgcttgaggatgccccaaagatgttctattgggtttaggtctggagatatgcttggccagtccatcacctttacccgcAGCCttttcaataaagcagtggtcgtcttagaggtgtgtttggggtcattatcatgctggaacactgccctgcgacccagtttccggagggaggggatcatgctctgcttcagtatttcacagtacatattggagttcatgtgtccctcaatgaaatgtaactccccaacacctgctgcactcatgcagccccagaccatggcattcccaccaccatgcttgactgtaggcatgacacacttatctttgtactcctcacctgattgccgccacacatgcttgagaccatctgaaccaaacaaattaatcttggtctcatcagaccataggacatggttccagtaatccatgtcctttgttgacatgtcttcagcaaactgtttgagggctttcttgtgtagagacttcagaagaggcttccttctggggtgacagccatgcagaccaatttgatgtagtgtgcggcgtatggtctgagcactgacaggctgaccccccaccttttcaatctctgcagcaatgctgacagcactcctgcgcctatctttcaaagacagcagttggatgtgacgctgagcacgtgcactcagcttctttggacgaccaacgcaaggtctgttctgagtggaccctgctctttta
It encodes:
- the LOC134329416 gene encoding serine/threonine-protein kinase pim-2-like isoform X1, which encodes MKVIQNIITKPGDADRSDSSETLDRTSSSSAVSSESDQHQKASGSSASVSEISLGEVIFECAAELNDSDASVESGGKYSTYSFSGVCSVGAEEEILSDEESPEDPTTSVHFFNNLNHEESFDCCYTVGELLGEGGCGVVYAGVCNADGKQVAVKYVLKDPRDRFITIPGETYPLPVEVALMKMVFKPPHCNSVLKLLDWFDTPEHYILILERPIPCMDLFDFIQQFPMNEAVAQLIMWQVVLAAIHCHDCGVFHRDIKPENLLVNTETLEVKLIDFGCGDLHKETAYTSFSGTKSYAPPEWIVETEMYGCPATVWSLGVLLHTIVCGEMPFGDEVEIVDGGLDFLPELSDTCYHLISRCLEKQPEKRLSLKEILQHEWFTENSMRLGHLRG
- the LOC134329416 gene encoding serine/threonine-protein kinase pim-3-like isoform X3, which codes for MKVIQNIITKPGDADRSDSSETLDRTSSSSAVSSESDQHQKASGSSASVSEISLGEVIFECAAELNDSDASVESGGKYSTYSFSGVCSVGAEEEILSDEESPEDPTTSVHFFNNLNHEESFDCCYTVGELLGEGGCGVVYAGVCNADGKQVAVKYVLKDPRDRFITIPGETYPLPVEVALMKMVFKPPHCNSVLKLLDWFDTPEHYILILERPIPCMDLFDFIQQFPMNEAVAQLIMWQVVLAAIHCHDCGVFHRDIKPENLLVNTETLEVKLIDFGCGDLHKETAYTSFSGTKSYAPPEWIVETEMYGCPATVWSLGVLLHTIVCGEMPFGDEVEIVDGGLDFLPELSDSICVDEDYRKKTVCVCERP
- the LOC134329416 gene encoding serine/threonine-protein kinase pim-2-like isoform X2, which gives rise to MKVIQNIITKPGDADRSDSSETLDRTSSSSAVSSESDQHQKASGSSASVSEISLGEVIFECAAELNDSDASVESGGKYSTYSFSGVCSVGAEEEILSDEESPEDPTTSVHFFNNLNHEESFDCCYTVGELLGEGGCGVVYAGVCNADGKQVAVKYVLKDPRDRFITIPGETYPLPVEVALMKMVFKPPHCNSVLKLLDWFDTPEHYILILERPIPCMDLFDFIQQFPMNEAVAQLIMWQVVLAAIHCHDCGVFHRDIKPENLLVNTETLEVKLIDFGCGDLHKETAYTSFSGTKSYAPPEWIVETEMYGCPATVWSLGVLLHTIVCGEMPFGDEVEIVDGGLDFLPELSDTCYHLISRCLEKQPEKRLSLKEILQHEWFTENSMRHLRG